A genome region from Nitrospira sp. includes the following:
- a CDS encoding CopD family protein has product MFALVWIHLLAAVVWVGGMVFLSVVLVPVLRRDGAFAQHALLFRTVAYRFRAVVWGAMGILVATGLTLAVGRSIPLTEPSHWPTIFVAKIGLVTLLFTLTLLHDLVVGPQVRRSLGTPEAERTARDRMLLRYSVLVPRMSLLIALLVLLLAVVLART; this is encoded by the coding sequence GTGTTTGCACTGGTGTGGATTCATCTGTTGGCCGCTGTGGTGTGGGTAGGAGGCATGGTGTTTTTGTCCGTCGTGTTGGTGCCGGTGTTGAGGCGGGATGGCGCTTTCGCTCAGCATGCCCTGCTTTTCCGGACGGTCGCCTATCGGTTCAGGGCTGTCGTGTGGGGAGCGATGGGAATATTGGTTGCCACCGGGCTCACGCTGGCCGTGGGCCGATCGATTCCGCTGACCGAACCGTCGCATTGGCCGACGATTTTTGTCGCCAAGATTGGATTAGTGACCCTCCTGTTTACGTTGACGCTGCTGCACGATCTCGTCGTCGGGCCGCAGGTGCGACGAAGTCTGGGAACCCCTGAAGCCGAGAGGACTGCGCGGGACCGCATGCTGCTCCGCTATTCGGTACTCGTGCCGCGTATGTCGTTACTGATTGCGCTGCTGGTGCTCCTACTGGCCGTCGTTCTTGCCCGCACGTAG
- a CDS encoding carboxypeptidase regulatory-like domain-containing protein, protein MTLGTIIQSKEQTMKKNYFGWMLGLATVALASSLAGSPASAYEEITVPDGGTLTGVVKLEGTVPKPKGYNLTTLPDPFYCGRISDGEGWRILQPFNVGPGGEFREVVVYLEGVDKGKPFAEKEVPQIEAKDCLFLPFTTVVRDDQSVTVVNMDPVMHDIQAYETSNLGARVLFNVPLPMNPQHPRNFKDRTEAGMYHKHMAGPPMKELVKLSKGRRIFVMQCGFHAYMESWGVAITNPYFAKTDEQGRFTMTDVPPGTYKLVVWHPYVRTATEQTVTIGPKGTVETTVGVPAPTGRLYANEVLDHAYTRYNVTEEAKKEIDPLLQKQGH, encoded by the coding sequence GTGACACTAGGTACCATCATTCAGAGTAAAGAGCAGACGATGAAAAAGAACTATTTCGGGTGGATGCTAGGACTGGCGACGGTTGCTCTCGCGTCGTCCCTTGCGGGCAGTCCTGCGTCAGCCTATGAAGAAATCACCGTGCCGGACGGGGGGACACTGACGGGAGTCGTGAAGCTGGAGGGCACCGTTCCAAAACCGAAAGGATACAACCTCACGACGCTACCTGACCCCTTCTATTGCGGGCGCATTTCCGACGGGGAAGGCTGGCGCATTCTGCAACCGTTCAACGTCGGACCGGGGGGCGAGTTTCGTGAAGTCGTGGTGTACCTGGAGGGCGTGGATAAAGGGAAGCCGTTCGCTGAAAAAGAGGTGCCTCAAATTGAGGCGAAGGATTGCCTGTTCCTGCCGTTTACGACCGTGGTGCGAGATGATCAGTCGGTGACGGTCGTCAACATGGACCCGGTCATGCACGACATTCAGGCCTACGAAACGTCGAATTTAGGTGCGCGCGTGTTGTTCAACGTTCCGCTTCCCATGAATCCGCAACATCCGCGCAATTTTAAGGATCGTACCGAAGCCGGGATGTATCACAAACACATGGCCGGTCCGCCGATGAAAGAGCTGGTGAAACTCAGCAAAGGCCGCCGGATCTTCGTCATGCAATGCGGTTTCCACGCCTATATGGAAAGCTGGGGTGTGGCTATCACGAATCCGTATTTTGCCAAGACGGACGAGCAGGGCCGGTTCACGATGACCGATGTACCGCCGGGCACCTACAAGCTGGTGGTCTGGCATCCCTATGTCAGGACGGCGACGGAGCAAACTGTCACCATTGGTCCGAAGGGGACCGTTGAGACCACAGTCGGGGTTCCGGCGCCGACAGGGCGGCTCTATGCCAACGAGGTGCTGGACCATGCCTATACCCGCTACAACGTGACCGAGGAAGCGAAGAAGGAAATCGATCCGCTGCTCCAAAAGCAGGGGCATTGA
- a CDS encoding formylglycine-generating enzyme family protein, producing MTRTVGINIVLAVVLLMGFQAQGLVHADHELPKPPPLWSPLDDVEWLALIEVPNGMAEVPAGPFLMGSDPKFDRAAGPQELPQHQVYVDAFNIDRYEVSNVHYLRYVLATGAAWPHYWRAQPFPEKMAKHPVIGVSWREADAYCRWRGARLPTEAEWEKAARGEDGRMFPWGNEPAGWIKSNIAHPGSKRGAKYPPLANVDRYDNGVSPYGVHQLAGNVSEWVSDWFDPEYYRRQENRNPQGPASGQDKVFRGGSWNEDPEVARSAGRNSGGLDHWSYLTGFRCAISGESGRQLSSIDSASVRNADR from the coding sequence ATGACCAGAACAGTGGGAATCAACATCGTGCTGGCAGTGGTACTCCTGATGGGCTTCCAGGCTCAGGGGCTAGTCCACGCCGACCATGAATTGCCGAAGCCGCCGCCGCTCTGGTCTCCGCTTGATGATGTGGAGTGGCTGGCGCTGATCGAGGTGCCAAATGGGATGGCTGAGGTGCCGGCCGGCCCGTTCCTGATGGGAAGCGATCCGAAGTTTGATCGGGCAGCGGGGCCGCAGGAACTGCCTCAGCATCAGGTCTATGTGGATGCCTTCAACATCGACCGGTACGAGGTCAGCAACGTGCACTACCTCCGGTACGTGCTGGCGACGGGCGCGGCCTGGCCGCATTACTGGCGTGCGCAGCCGTTTCCGGAGAAGATGGCCAAACATCCGGTGATCGGCGTGTCCTGGCGGGAAGCCGATGCCTATTGCCGGTGGCGCGGGGCTCGTCTGCCGACCGAAGCCGAATGGGAAAAGGCGGCGCGAGGTGAAGACGGGCGGATGTTTCCCTGGGGTAATGAGCCGGCAGGTTGGATCAAGAGCAACATCGCCCATCCAGGTTCGAAGCGCGGGGCCAAATATCCGCCGCTGGCGAATGTCGATCGCTACGACAATGGCGTAAGCCCGTACGGGGTGCATCAGCTGGCCGGCAATGTGAGTGAGTGGGTCTCCGATTGGTTCGATCCGGAGTATTACCGACGCCAGGAGAACCGCAATCCCCAGGGGCCTGCGTCGGGCCAAGACAAAGTGTTTCGCGGAGGATCATGGAATGAAGATCCTGAGGTGGCCCGTTCCGCCGGACGTAACTCCGGGGGGCTGGACCACTGGAGTTATTTGACGGGGTTTCGCTGCGCAATATCGGGTGAGAGTGGTCGTCAGCTCTCGTCCATCGATTCAGCCAGTGTGAGGAATGCGGATCGATGA
- a CDS encoding CHASE3 domain-containing protein, translating to MLRRIFAGKGLIVALVVGFIAVESIVAACFLSLVHFKTSNNWATKSEQVLLELERMLSTVTGAETSQRGYLITGSDDYLTPYRDALTTLESQVSRIGGLTRDNAVQQDRVAYLATQVEQRSEEMDHAIVTRRTQGLPFAKSVVAVNQQNRTMDTIQDLTAQIREEETRVLQRHRANSDAWAFTTGSFAAVFFLLNAVVFTLCGVMIKMALTSQAQAERLLHSLQRH from the coding sequence ATGCTCCGTCGAATCTTCGCCGGCAAAGGCCTGATTGTTGCCCTTGTCGTAGGATTTATAGCCGTTGAGTCCATCGTCGCGGCCTGCTTTCTCAGCCTAGTGCATTTCAAGACTTCCAATAACTGGGCCACCAAAAGCGAGCAAGTGCTGCTTGAATTGGAACGCATGCTGAGCACTGTAACCGGGGCTGAAACCAGCCAACGCGGGTACCTCATTACCGGATCCGATGACTACCTCACGCCCTATCGCGACGCGCTGACGACCCTGGAGAGCCAAGTCAGCCGGATCGGAGGCCTGACCAGGGACAATGCTGTCCAGCAGGATCGGGTCGCCTATCTTGCCACGCAAGTTGAGCAACGATCAGAAGAAATGGACCATGCCATCGTCACACGCCGCACACAAGGGCTTCCCTTTGCCAAATCCGTCGTGGCGGTCAATCAGCAGAACCGGACGATGGATACGATCCAGGATCTCACCGCTCAAATCAGGGAAGAGGAAACCAGGGTGCTGCAACGTCACCGGGCAAACTCCGACGCCTGGGCGTTTACAACCGGCTCGTTCGCAGCGGTGTTCTTCCTGCTCAATGCAGTGGTGTTCACGCTCTGCGGCGTCATGATCAAAATGGCTCTCACCAGCCAGGCCCAGGCTGAACGCCTCCTCCACTCGCTCCAGCGCCACTAG
- a CDS encoding sulfite exporter TauE/SafE family protein, producing MIDQGLRAVLAGIPVGLQLGATGTGGAILGFPLMVYLVGIPVQQAAAMSLMIVATSSMFGAWEYGRQGLVRAKAAAAFSWTGAIGSWGGAFGHRVVREEVLLLLFGLLLLSVRIVMMRRGSVSSEAGREETCATQFPRTCWLKVGGIGLAVGIMNGLFGVGGGFMVVPALILFLGFPNRSAVGTSLSIIALISIGGVVGHLQFGSVNWPLTAYALLGSLTGMVLGVRLGAWLPATVMGRVTASITVMIAVSLIVINLAKLFGLQG from the coding sequence ATGATCGACCAGGGGTTGCGTGCGGTGTTGGCAGGCATACCTGTCGGCTTGCAACTTGGCGCGACGGGGACAGGCGGCGCGATTCTGGGTTTTCCGCTGATGGTCTATCTCGTCGGGATCCCCGTGCAGCAGGCCGCGGCGATGTCGCTTATGATTGTGGCCACCTCGTCGATGTTCGGGGCGTGGGAGTATGGTCGACAGGGGTTGGTGAGGGCCAAGGCTGCGGCAGCCTTCAGCTGGACCGGCGCGATCGGCTCGTGGGGCGGCGCGTTCGGGCATCGCGTGGTTCGCGAGGAAGTCCTGTTGCTGCTGTTCGGACTCTTATTATTGTCGGTCAGAATCGTGATGATGCGGCGCGGGTCGGTGTCCTCGGAGGCCGGCAGGGAAGAAACGTGTGCGACGCAGTTCCCGCGCACCTGCTGGCTGAAGGTCGGTGGGATCGGGTTGGCGGTGGGAATCATGAACGGATTATTCGGGGTGGGCGGCGGATTCATGGTTGTTCCGGCGTTGATCTTATTCCTGGGATTTCCCAATCGATCGGCCGTCGGTACGTCTCTGAGCATCATCGCGCTGATTTCTATCGGCGGGGTGGTGGGGCATCTGCAGTTCGGATCCGTCAACTGGCCGCTCACGGCCTATGCGCTTTTGGGGAGCTTGACCGGCATGGTGCTGGGCGTGCGCCTCGGGGCGTGGTTGCCGGCGACCGTCATGGGGCGAGTCACTGCTTCGATCACGGTCATGATCGCAGTCAGTCTGATCGTGATCAATCTGGCCAAGTTGTTCGGGCTGCAAGGCTGA
- a CDS encoding SUMF1/EgtB/PvdO family nonheme iron enzyme: MRRQRIGILKKRVRLAQALVIGAALFALAPAARALDTQDIVIEWTAEGKKIAQERVAKWKTKEEMVLIPAGEFLMGSNKKTDRLAYRSEIPQRSVYLDAFMIGKYEVTALEYLKFVLATDRLPQLDWRYDGGNFQDTMAHHPIMHVNWYDADAYCKWAGKRLPTEAEWEKAARGVDGRLFPWGSEYAGPTRANFGRTGLSGPVRDRPERLLLYPPIISVDKYENALSPYGLYQTIGNVAEWVSDWYDQDYYKTAPGRNPKGPETGSQKAFRGGGWMDSTTTMRAAMRNGTDPKTKINWMGFRCAQDVKEGAASPVSYSGSVEK; this comes from the coding sequence ATGAGACGACAACGAATCGGCATATTGAAGAAACGGGTACGGTTGGCACAGGCGCTTGTGATCGGGGCGGCGCTCTTTGCACTGGCCCCAGCCGCACGAGCGTTGGATACGCAGGACATCGTCATCGAGTGGACTGCGGAAGGTAAGAAGATTGCACAGGAGCGGGTCGCAAAGTGGAAGACCAAAGAAGAAATGGTCCTCATTCCGGCCGGCGAATTCCTCATGGGGAGCAATAAGAAGACGGATCGTCTGGCCTATCGGAGCGAGATTCCCCAGCGCTCGGTGTACCTGGATGCGTTCATGATCGGTAAGTATGAAGTGACCGCGCTTGAATACCTCAAGTTTGTGCTGGCCACGGATCGACTGCCGCAGCTGGATTGGCGGTACGACGGAGGAAACTTCCAGGATACGATGGCGCACCATCCCATTATGCATGTCAACTGGTACGACGCGGATGCGTATTGCAAATGGGCGGGAAAGCGGTTGCCGACCGAGGCTGAGTGGGAGAAGGCGGCGCGTGGGGTAGACGGGAGATTGTTTCCGTGGGGCAGCGAATATGCGGGTCCGACCCGGGCCAATTTCGGCAGAACCGGATTGTCCGGGCCGGTGCGGGATCGTCCGGAGCGGTTGCTGCTCTATCCGCCGATCATTTCCGTCGACAAGTATGAGAATGCGCTGAGCCCGTACGGTTTGTATCAAACAATCGGGAATGTGGCCGAGTGGGTTTCCGATTGGTACGACCAGGATTATTACAAGACGGCACCGGGCCGAAACCCGAAGGGGCCGGAGACCGGCTCGCAGAAAGCGTTTCGCGGCGGTGGGTGGATGGACAGCACCACCACGATGCGGGCAGCGATGCGGAACGGGACTGATCCGAAGACGAAGATCAATTGGATGGGCTTCCGTTGCGCGCAGGACGTGAAAGAAGGAGCCGCGAGCCCCGTGTCCTACTCGGGGTCGGTGGAAAAATAG
- a CDS encoding FAD/NAD(P)-binding oxidoreductase: MARVVIIGASIGGLPAAYEARELLAKKHTVTVISNVESFHFVPSNPWVAVGWRTRKDISFALGPVLEKKGVDYIHAMAERIEPEQNRVITSKGDVPYDYLIIATGPKLNFGAVHGLGPSGYTQSVCSVDHAEQAWGSYQAFLKDPGPIVVGAAQGASCFGPAYEMAFILDADLRKKRLRKKVPIYFVTPEPYLGHMGLAGVGASRRIMEDEFAEHSITPLSNTAIKEVQPGKVLLEGGQEVPFRYSMIIPPFAGVDAVAGTPGLCNPKGFVNIDAYQANPKYKNIYSVGVCVAIPPVEQTPIPTGAPKTGYMIESMVSAAVHNIKADIDNDPKRETATWNAICLADMGDTGVAFVALPQMAPRNVTWAKKGKWVHLAKIALEKYFLRKMKKGVSEPYYEKVLLKALGIAKLEGPA, encoded by the coding sequence ATGGCAAGGGTGGTCATTATCGGGGCGTCCATCGGCGGGTTACCGGCAGCCTATGAAGCCCGGGAATTGCTGGCGAAGAAACATACGGTGACGGTGATCTCGAATGTAGAGTCCTTCCACTTCGTCCCGTCCAATCCGTGGGTGGCCGTCGGCTGGCGAACCCGAAAGGATATCAGCTTTGCGCTAGGCCCGGTGCTGGAGAAAAAGGGGGTCGACTACATTCACGCCATGGCCGAGCGGATTGAGCCGGAACAGAATCGTGTGATCACTTCAAAGGGTGACGTGCCCTATGACTACCTGATCATTGCCACCGGACCGAAACTCAACTTCGGCGCGGTGCACGGACTGGGGCCGAGCGGATACACACAATCCGTGTGCAGTGTCGACCATGCCGAGCAGGCCTGGGGAAGCTACCAAGCCTTTCTCAAAGATCCCGGCCCGATTGTGGTGGGGGCGGCCCAAGGCGCCTCCTGTTTCGGCCCGGCCTATGAAATGGCCTTCATCCTGGATGCCGATCTCCGCAAAAAACGACTCCGTAAAAAGGTGCCGATCTATTTTGTGACGCCGGAACCCTATCTCGGTCATATGGGGCTCGCAGGGGTGGGCGCATCCCGCCGCATAATGGAGGATGAGTTTGCCGAGCATTCGATCACGCCGCTCTCCAATACCGCGATCAAAGAGGTGCAGCCGGGTAAAGTCCTGCTGGAAGGAGGGCAGGAGGTCCCTTTCCGGTACTCGATGATCATCCCGCCGTTCGCCGGTGTCGATGCGGTGGCGGGGACCCCGGGGCTGTGCAACCCCAAAGGATTTGTGAATATCGATGCCTACCAAGCGAATCCCAAGTATAAGAATATCTATTCGGTCGGGGTCTGTGTGGCCATTCCGCCGGTGGAGCAGACTCCGATTCCGACCGGTGCGCCCAAGACCGGCTACATGATCGAGTCGATGGTGTCGGCGGCGGTGCACAACATCAAGGCCGACATCGACAATGATCCGAAACGCGAAACCGCAACATGGAATGCGATCTGTCTCGCCGACATGGGGGACACCGGCGTGGCCTTTGTCGCGTTGCCGCAAATGGCACCGCGCAATGTGACGTGGGCGAAGAAGGGCAAGTGGGTGCATCTGGCCAAAATTGCGCTGGAGAAGTATTTCTTGCGCAAGATGAAAAAAGGCGTGAGTGAGCCCTACTACGAGAAGGTGCTTCTAAAAGCCCTGGGGATCGCTAAGTTGGAAGGGCCGGCGTAA